From a region of the Thermomicrobium roseum DSM 5159 genome:
- the guaA gene encoding glutamine-hydrolyzing GMP synthase, translated as MSRLLPSTTNQHPTSPSFDSVVILDYGSQYAQLIARRVRDAHVYCELVPYDTDWSALKHLSPKGIILSGGPASVYEPDAPQLPSWVLESGLPVLGICYGMQLLAHTLGGRVAPAQRREYGPAVVERVADHPIFAGLPARFDVWMSHGDRIDALPPGFEVLARSANAPYAAMARDHLIGLQFHPEVAHTPLGSVILRNFLFDVCGCAPTWTAESFVEQAIREIRERVGKDRVLLALSGGVDSSVAAALIHRAIGDQLTPVFVDTGLLREGEAETIREVFGRHFRMPLVAIDARQRFLVRLRGVSDPEQKRRLIGEEFVRVFEEIARSQGPFRFLAQGTLYPDVIESAAPGASRTAAKIKTHHNVGGLPQDLEFELLEPLRYLFKDEVRAIGRLLGLPEEIVQRQPFPGPGLAVRILGEVTEEALAIVRRADTIVREEVEAAGLSDGLWQFFAVLLPVHSTGVMGDQRTYARVIAIRAVTSTDAMTADWARLPHDLLARLANRIVNEVPGVNRVVYDITSKPPATIEWE; from the coding sequence GTGTCACGATTGCTTCCCTCGACGACCAACCAGCACCCAACCTCTCCATCATTCGATAGTGTCGTCATCTTGGATTATGGCTCGCAATACGCACAACTCATCGCGCGACGCGTGCGCGACGCCCATGTCTACTGTGAACTCGTTCCGTACGACACCGACTGGTCAGCGCTGAAGCACCTTTCGCCGAAGGGGATCATCCTCTCCGGTGGACCAGCCAGCGTATACGAACCAGACGCCCCGCAACTCCCCAGCTGGGTTCTCGAGAGTGGCCTCCCCGTCCTGGGGATCTGTTACGGCATGCAACTACTGGCCCACACATTGGGCGGCAGGGTCGCGCCAGCGCAACGACGCGAATACGGCCCCGCAGTGGTCGAGCGTGTCGCAGACCATCCGATTTTCGCCGGGCTTCCGGCGCGCTTCGATGTGTGGATGAGTCACGGCGATCGCATCGACGCGCTGCCTCCCGGATTCGAGGTGCTCGCGCGCTCGGCCAACGCCCCCTACGCGGCAATGGCACGGGACCATCTCATCGGTCTCCAATTCCATCCGGAAGTCGCGCATACACCGCTCGGGAGCGTTATCTTGCGCAACTTTCTCTTCGATGTGTGTGGTTGCGCACCAACCTGGACAGCCGAGTCGTTCGTCGAGCAGGCTATCCGCGAGATCAGGGAGCGGGTCGGCAAGGACCGGGTCCTGCTTGCGCTTTCCGGTGGCGTCGATTCGAGTGTCGCTGCGGCGCTGATCCACCGAGCGATCGGTGACCAGTTGACACCTGTTTTCGTCGATACTGGTTTGCTCCGGGAAGGCGAAGCGGAGACGATTCGAGAAGTGTTCGGTCGGCACTTCCGCATGCCGCTCGTCGCGATCGACGCCCGTCAGCGTTTCCTGGTTCGACTGCGCGGCGTAAGCGACCCGGAACAGAAACGCCGACTGATCGGCGAAGAGTTCGTCCGCGTTTTCGAGGAAATCGCGCGCAGCCAAGGGCCATTCCGTTTCCTGGCACAAGGGACACTCTATCCTGACGTGATCGAGAGTGCTGCTCCCGGAGCGTCGCGAACTGCCGCCAAGATCAAAACGCACCACAACGTCGGCGGTTTGCCCCAGGACCTCGAGTTCGAACTTCTCGAGCCGTTGCGCTATTTGTTCAAGGACGAGGTGCGCGCGATCGGACGCCTCCTCGGCCTTCCCGAGGAGATCGTGCAGCGTCAACCGTTCCCTGGTCCTGGTTTGGCTGTGCGCATTCTCGGGGAAGTGACCGAGGAAGCGCTTGCGATCGTCCGGCGAGCCGACACCATCGTCCGCGAAGAAGTCGAGGCTGCTGGACTCAGCGATGGACTCTGGCAGTTCTTCGCCGTCCTCCTGCCAGTGCACTCGACAGGCGTGATGGGTGACCAACGCACGTACGCGCGGGTCATCGCGATCCGTGCCGTGACGAGTACGGACGCCATGACCGCTGACTGGGCACGCTTGCCGCACGACCTTTTGGCCCGGCTCGCCAATCGGATCGTCAACGAAGTGCCTGGTGTCAATCGCGTCGTCTACGACATCACCTCGAAGCCACCGGCCACCATCGAATGGGAGTGA
- the purD gene encoding phosphoribosylamine--glycine ligase: MPRGLTVLVVGSGGREHALAWALQSSPSVEHILVAPGNGGTAAIAENVPIAATDIPGLVALARERQVDLTVVGPEEPLARGLVDAFAAAGLTAFGPTAEAARIEASKAWAKDVMRAAGVPTAEAQVVTDFAAAQAALERLDFPLVIKASGLAAGKGAIVVSSRREAEEVLHWMMVQRALGSAADEVLLEEYLEGRELSFLVVTDGTTVLPLLPARDYKRLGDNDTGPNTGGMGAYAPVPEVTDELQRTILERIIHPTLAELRRRGIVYRGVLYAGLMLTPRGPKVLEFNCRFGDPEAQAILPLLETDLATLLLSAARAELSGNWSLDWKPAVCVTVVVASGGYPGTYATGFPIAGLDTVPSDVLIFHAGTRRANDHVVTAGGRVLAVSATASTFAEARERVYRAIEHLSFPGMTFRRDIALAEVGGNFKPTPPSGTA; encoded by the coding sequence ATGCCGCGAGGATTGACCGTCCTGGTCGTCGGCAGTGGAGGACGCGAGCATGCCCTCGCCTGGGCATTGCAGAGCTCCCCCTCGGTGGAGCACATTCTCGTGGCACCCGGTAATGGAGGAACCGCGGCGATTGCCGAGAATGTCCCGATCGCTGCAACGGACATTCCGGGCTTGGTCGCACTCGCCCGCGAGCGACAGGTCGACCTGACGGTGGTCGGTCCTGAGGAACCGCTCGCTCGCGGATTGGTGGATGCATTCGCGGCGGCTGGACTGACCGCTTTCGGACCAACCGCGGAAGCAGCGCGGATCGAGGCGAGCAAGGCGTGGGCCAAGGATGTGATGCGAGCTGCCGGCGTACCCACCGCTGAAGCGCAGGTCGTCACCGACTTCGCAGCGGCCCAGGCGGCGCTCGAGCGTCTCGACTTTCCGCTGGTCATCAAGGCTTCCGGGTTGGCAGCCGGTAAAGGTGCCATCGTCGTCTCTTCACGACGCGAGGCGGAAGAAGTACTTCATTGGATGATGGTCCAACGTGCGCTCGGCTCCGCGGCGGATGAGGTCCTTCTCGAGGAATATCTGGAAGGCCGCGAGCTGTCTTTTCTCGTTGTCACGGACGGGACGACGGTATTGCCACTCCTACCTGCTCGGGATTACAAGCGTCTCGGTGACAATGACACCGGCCCCAACACTGGCGGGATGGGAGCCTACGCGCCGGTTCCCGAGGTCACCGATGAGCTGCAGCGGACGATACTGGAACGCATCATTCATCCAACCCTGGCTGAACTGAGGCGACGGGGTATCGTGTATCGCGGCGTGCTGTATGCGGGTCTGATGCTCACTCCTCGTGGCCCGAAAGTGCTCGAGTTCAACTGCCGGTTCGGCGATCCTGAAGCGCAAGCGATCCTGCCGCTCCTGGAAACTGATCTCGCGACGCTCCTCCTCTCCGCTGCACGGGCCGAGCTCTCTGGTAACTGGTCGCTCGACTGGAAGCCAGCAGTCTGCGTCACGGTCGTTGTTGCCTCCGGTGGCTACCCAGGTACCTATGCGACCGGATTTCCGATCGCTGGCCTGGATACCGTCCCGAGCGATGTATTGATCTTCCACGCGGGAACCAGACGAGCGAACGATCACGTCGTGACGGCCGGCGGCCGTGTGCTCGCTGTGAGTGCCACCGCCTCGACATTCGCCGAAGCGCGCGAGCGCGTCTATCGCGCGATCGAGCACCTCTCCTTCCCTGGAATGACGTTCCGCCGCGACATCGCGCTCGCCGAAGTGGGAGGGAACTTCAAGCCGACGCCGCCGAGCGGGACGGCGTAA
- a CDS encoding response regulator, which translates to MRGNGIGQRRAPVKVLVVDDHPLFRFAVRQFLDRHERFRVVAEAASAHEAVQQAELHRPDLALVDLRLPGINGLQVTRLLKRQNGKLPVVLLSADENESWLLGALQVGAAAFLAKDSEPREMLAVLEAVVAGEDRLPQQILDRPHLARRVLGELQRYVVGEAGLESPDAVLTVRELQVLDCVAQGMSNKEIAEALFITEQTVKNHMTSILRKLGAQDRVDVILAAVRQGWVAITPSRSAASA; encoded by the coding sequence ATGCGGGGTAACGGGATAGGGCAGCGCAGAGCACCCGTCAAAGTGCTCGTTGTCGATGATCACCCGCTGTTCCGTTTTGCGGTGCGTCAGTTCCTCGACCGACACGAGCGTTTTCGCGTCGTGGCAGAAGCGGCATCAGCACACGAGGCGGTCCAGCAGGCTGAACTCCATCGGCCGGACCTTGCCCTGGTCGATCTTCGCTTGCCCGGTATCAACGGGTTGCAGGTGACGCGCCTCCTCAAGCGGCAGAATGGGAAACTCCCCGTCGTGTTGCTCTCGGCGGACGAAAACGAGTCTTGGTTGCTCGGTGCTCTGCAAGTCGGTGCTGCGGCTTTCCTGGCGAAAGACAGTGAGCCCCGCGAGATGTTGGCGGTGTTGGAAGCCGTCGTTGCCGGCGAGGATCGCCTGCCGCAACAGATCCTCGACCGACCCCACTTGGCTCGTCGGGTACTCGGTGAACTCCAGCGCTACGTGGTCGGAGAAGCCGGCCTCGAGAGCCCGGACGCGGTGCTCACGGTGCGCGAACTGCAAGTGCTCGACTGTGTGGCGCAGGGCATGTCCAACAAGGAGATCGCGGAGGCACTCTTCATCACGGAACAGACGGTGAAGAATCACATGACGTCGATCCTGCGCAAGCTCGGCGCTCAGGATCGCGTGGATGTCATTCTGGCAGCGGTGCGACAGGGGTGGGTCGCGATTACGCCGTCCCGCTCGGCGGCGTCGGCTTGA
- a CDS encoding NUDIX domain-containing protein, producing MEVERVERSETVFAGRLLQVSRDHVLLADGRRAIREVAHHPGAVAILPIRDDGRIVFVRQYRYAVGKTLLEIPAGTREANEEPDACALRELEEETGYRAGRLRELIRFYVSPGWTDEELVVFVAEALSAGAAHPAGDERLHVVELAPEEAREALRTGSICDAKSVIALLGYFGWTLL from the coding sequence GTGGAGGTCGAACGGGTCGAGCGAAGCGAGACGGTTTTTGCGGGGCGGTTGTTGCAGGTCTCTCGTGATCATGTTCTGCTGGCCGACGGCCGGCGGGCGATCCGCGAGGTGGCGCACCATCCGGGGGCCGTTGCTATCCTCCCGATCCGGGACGACGGGCGGATCGTATTCGTTCGCCAATACCGGTATGCGGTCGGGAAGACGCTTCTGGAAATTCCTGCAGGAACGCGCGAAGCCAACGAAGAGCCGGATGCCTGTGCCTTGCGGGAGCTCGAGGAGGAGACCGGTTATCGGGCGGGACGGCTCCGCGAGTTGATTCGCTTCTATGTGAGTCCGGGCTGGACGGACGAGGAACTCGTGGTATTCGTGGCCGAAGCGCTGAGTGCTGGTGCAGCACACCCGGCTGGTGACGAACGCTTGCACGTCGTCGAGCTCGCTCCAGAGGAGGCTCGGGAGGCTCTCCGCACTGGCTCGATCTGCGATGCCAAAAGCGTGATCGCACTGCTCGGATACTTCGGTTGGACGTTGCTCTGA
- the ade gene encoding adenine deaminase, which produces MVGLGIEALRLEEWQRLLRVALGEEPADLVLRQARIVNVASGEIEEADVAIVFGRIAGIGTYRDGHEEIDLTGAYLAPSFIDGHVHVESSLLWIDQFARAVVPHGTGAVVTDPHEIANVAGLAGIRALAEAAAGLPLGVFLTIPSCVPASPYESAGAVMDAAAIAEGLRLPNAVALGEMMNFPGVLAGEAEIYEKLRLPARRRDGHAPGLRGSRLNAYIASGMGSDHESTQLEEAREKLRRGLQVMIREGSTEHNLLELLPLVTEATYPRCCFASDDRDCATLLHDGHMDAILRKAIAAGLDPIRAIRLATLNTAEYWGLDGYGLVAPGYWANLVVFDRLDDIRPRLVLFQGEVVAQDGKATFRTSRTIPEWLLDTVHVAPIDRARLRLPACDRMIAVEAIPGQIVTRAIEVEPTVRDGEVVADPERDLAKLVVVERHRATGRVGVGLVRGFGLRRGALASSIAHDAHNIVVVGVDDGDILAAIDAVVAMRGGLAAVADGLVRAQLPLPVAGILSPEPLETVAEQYEAVEQAAREMGSRVPAPFALLSFMALSVIPEARVTDHGLVVLR; this is translated from the coding sequence ATGGTTGGACTGGGGATCGAAGCGCTCCGACTGGAGGAGTGGCAACGGCTCCTGCGTGTCGCCCTCGGGGAAGAACCGGCTGATCTCGTGTTGCGGCAGGCCCGTATCGTGAACGTGGCGAGCGGGGAAATCGAGGAAGCCGATGTCGCGATCGTGTTCGGGCGCATCGCCGGAATCGGAACGTATCGCGATGGGCATGAGGAGATCGATCTGACTGGAGCCTATCTCGCGCCTTCCTTCATCGATGGGCATGTCCATGTCGAAAGTTCGCTCCTCTGGATCGACCAATTCGCGCGTGCGGTGGTCCCGCATGGGACAGGAGCGGTCGTGACCGACCCGCACGAGATCGCCAATGTGGCTGGCCTCGCGGGCATCCGAGCACTGGCTGAGGCAGCCGCAGGGCTGCCGCTCGGTGTGTTTTTGACGATACCCTCGTGTGTTCCAGCCAGCCCATACGAAAGTGCCGGAGCGGTCATGGACGCGGCTGCGATCGCCGAGGGGCTGAGGTTACCGAACGCGGTTGCGCTGGGCGAGATGATGAACTTTCCGGGTGTCCTCGCCGGTGAAGCGGAGATCTACGAGAAGCTTCGCCTCCCTGCTCGGCGGCGGGATGGGCACGCACCAGGCTTGCGTGGTTCCCGCCTCAATGCCTATATCGCATCGGGGATGGGATCCGATCACGAGTCGACGCAACTGGAGGAGGCCCGCGAGAAGCTGCGGCGGGGACTCCAGGTCATGATCCGGGAGGGATCAACCGAGCACAACCTGCTCGAATTGTTGCCGCTCGTGACCGAGGCTACCTACCCGCGCTGCTGCTTCGCGAGCGATGACCGGGATTGCGCGACACTCCTCCACGATGGGCATATGGATGCGATCCTGCGCAAGGCGATCGCGGCTGGCCTCGATCCGATTCGGGCGATCCGCTTGGCGACGCTCAACACGGCCGAGTATTGGGGGTTGGACGGTTATGGGCTGGTCGCGCCCGGCTACTGGGCCAATTTGGTCGTATTCGACCGGCTCGACGATATCCGCCCGCGGCTCGTCCTGTTCCAGGGCGAGGTGGTCGCTCAGGATGGCAAGGCGACCTTCCGGACCAGCCGGACGATTCCTGAGTGGCTCCTGGATACGGTGCATGTGGCACCGATCGATCGTGCTCGACTTCGCCTGCCTGCTTGCGATCGGATGATCGCCGTGGAAGCGATCCCGGGGCAGATCGTGACCCGGGCGATCGAAGTGGAACCGACGGTGCGTGATGGGGAGGTGGTTGCTGATCCGGAACGCGACTTGGCGAAGCTGGTCGTCGTGGAGCGCCACCGGGCGACGGGACGCGTTGGAGTGGGGTTGGTTCGGGGTTTCGGCTTGCGGCGTGGTGCGCTGGCTTCGTCCATCGCACACGATGCCCACAACATCGTCGTCGTTGGAGTCGACGATGGGGATATCTTGGCCGCGATCGATGCGGTCGTTGCCATGCGCGGTGGTCTGGCCGCGGTCGCCGATGGTCTGGTCCGAGCACAACTACCGCTCCCGGTGGCAGGAATTTTGTCACCGGAACCGCTGGAAACGGTGGCAGAACAGTATGAAGCGGTCGAGCAGGCAGCGCGCGAGATGGGAAGCCGCGTACCGGCACCGTTCGCGCTGCTCTCGTTCATGGCGCTTTCGGTCATTCCGGAGGCTCGCGTCACCGATCATGGCTTGGTCGTGCTGCGCTGA
- a CDS encoding MerR family transcriptional regulator, which yields MGGEGTDRSLTIQELAARTGIPPRRIRFYVARGLLPPPRGRGPTARYGPEHVRRLEQIRRLREQRLGLEEIREHLAQLEVVSPERRAGDAVLWRVWEIAPGIVLAARLDRPDAKVDQVEAMVEVARLWLKRGEVESHDEHA from the coding sequence ATGGGTGGCGAGGGCACCGATCGATCGTTGACCATTCAGGAGTTGGCCGCGCGAACGGGGATTCCACCGCGGCGCATCCGTTTCTATGTCGCTCGTGGTCTTCTTCCCCCGCCGCGCGGCCGAGGACCGACTGCTCGTTATGGCCCGGAACATGTCCGGCGCCTCGAGCAGATCCGCCGACTCCGGGAGCAGCGTCTCGGTCTAGAAGAGATCCGCGAGCACCTGGCACAACTGGAGGTGGTCTCCCCGGAACGACGGGCGGGTGACGCGGTGCTGTGGCGCGTCTGGGAAATTGCACCCGGTATCGTGCTCGCGGCGCGACTCGACCGGCCCGACGCGAAGGTCGATCAGGTCGAAGCCATGGTCGAGGTCGCCCGGCTCTGGCTGAAGAGGGGCGAGGTGGAAAGCCACGATGAGCATGCGTGA
- a CDS encoding BtpA/SgcQ family protein, producing the protein MTSRLLDSVPFLLVGVVHLLPLPGSPRGTRDVARIRERARRDAEAYREGGAHALIVENFGDAPFRKDGVEPHVIALMALVVEEVRESTGLPVGVNVLRNDARAALGIAVATGASFIRVNVHVGAMVTDQGIIEGRADETLRYRALLQSETEIWADVLVKHAVPLAPLALEDAAEETVQRGLADALIVTGPMTGRAPDPAELSRVRERLPTTPVFVGSGVTADNVARYIHAARGAIVGTWAKVEGKIENPVDPARVQRLCQAITRALPH; encoded by the coding sequence ATGACCTCCCGGCTTCTGGACAGCGTTCCGTTCCTGCTCGTGGGTGTAGTCCATCTCCTCCCGCTACCGGGCTCCCCTCGTGGGACGCGGGACGTGGCACGGATCCGCGAGCGCGCCCGCCGCGACGCCGAAGCCTACCGGGAAGGGGGCGCGCACGCCCTCATCGTCGAGAACTTCGGAGATGCGCCCTTCCGGAAAGATGGGGTCGAGCCTCACGTCATCGCGCTCATGGCACTCGTCGTCGAGGAGGTCCGCGAGTCGACCGGACTACCGGTTGGGGTGAACGTGTTGCGCAACGATGCCCGTGCAGCACTCGGCATCGCGGTGGCAACCGGAGCTTCCTTCATTCGCGTCAACGTGCATGTCGGTGCGATGGTTACCGATCAAGGTATCATCGAAGGCCGCGCTGACGAAACACTCCGCTACCGCGCGCTCCTCCAGAGCGAGACAGAGATCTGGGCCGATGTCCTCGTCAAGCACGCCGTACCGCTGGCACCGCTCGCTCTGGAGGACGCCGCCGAGGAAACGGTCCAGCGCGGGCTCGCCGATGCCCTCATCGTGACCGGGCCGATGACCGGACGCGCTCCCGACCCAGCCGAGCTCTCGCGCGTCCGCGAACGATTGCCGACAACGCCAGTGTTCGTGGGAAGTGGCGTCACGGCTGACAATGTCGCACGCTACATCCACGCTGCACGCGGCGCGATCGTCGGGACATGGGCCAAGGTCGAGGGGAAGATCGAGAACCCGGTCGATCCCGCCCGGGTTCAGCGACTCTGCCAGGCGATCACTCGAGCCCTTCCGCACTGA
- the recJ gene encoding single-stranded-DNA-specific exonuclease RecJ: protein MPRYRWREPERVPEMARELAVHPLLAAVLYRRGIRNHEEVRRFLQPHLSDLPDPAALPDSGRAVSLVEEVRCRSRPVVVFGDYDVDGLTATTLLAQLFGEFGLTVIPMVPHRLRDGYGFQRHHVPGVLEHRPALLVTVDCGTGDWDALRDVLRAGVPVIVLDHHAVHDEAWPDELAFVSVARPDAPPVFRTLSAVGVAYQFARLLLGNEAASRWLPLVALGTVADVVPLVGINRTLVALGLKRFWETAPLGLRTLARLSGLDSARGQRLTSWHCGYVLGPRLNAAGRMDDPRLALELLLTADAQRAEELARKLNELNALRQRAIERMLAEAEQRIDALGSLPPVLVLADSAWSVGLVGLAASKLVSRYARPVVLLARESEVSRGSARSIDGFDIAAALARCRDLLIDHGGHHAAAGLTVETERIAELEARLLEIAAEHLGQEEPALPLELDAELHPYQIALETWEVLAQLEPYGHGNPVPRFLVRDVRAVDITSTQNERHLRFTVVAPDGTVRQAVWFEGGREIARLARAGRIDIAFTLRRSDWNGQERVELDVIDIRPTR from the coding sequence ATGCCGCGCTACCGGTGGCGGGAACCGGAACGAGTTCCGGAAATGGCTCGGGAACTCGCGGTTCATCCGCTGCTGGCCGCTGTCCTCTACCGTCGGGGTATTCGGAACCACGAGGAGGTGCGGCGCTTCCTCCAGCCGCACCTCAGCGACCTGCCTGATCCCGCCGCCTTGCCCGACAGTGGGAGAGCGGTATCCCTCGTCGAGGAGGTACGGTGCCGGTCACGACCAGTGGTCGTCTTCGGCGACTACGATGTGGATGGTTTGACCGCAACGACGCTCCTCGCGCAGCTCTTTGGGGAATTCGGGTTGACGGTCATCCCGATGGTGCCCCACCGCCTGCGCGATGGATATGGTTTCCAGCGTCATCACGTGCCAGGCGTGCTGGAGCACCGGCCTGCGCTCCTCGTGACGGTGGATTGCGGAACCGGTGACTGGGATGCCTTGCGCGATGTTCTCCGAGCTGGGGTTCCGGTCATCGTTCTGGACCATCACGCTGTCCATGACGAGGCCTGGCCAGATGAGCTGGCATTCGTCTCGGTCGCGCGGCCGGATGCTCCACCGGTCTTCCGAACACTGTCGGCAGTCGGTGTCGCGTACCAGTTCGCACGCCTGCTGCTCGGGAACGAAGCTGCGTCCCGTTGGCTTCCCTTGGTCGCGCTCGGTACGGTTGCTGACGTCGTTCCCTTGGTCGGGATCAACCGAACGCTCGTGGCGCTCGGGCTGAAGCGTTTTTGGGAGACGGCACCGCTCGGCCTGCGGACACTCGCGCGCCTGAGTGGACTCGACAGCGCACGGGGACAGCGGTTGACCAGTTGGCATTGCGGGTATGTACTGGGGCCCCGGCTCAATGCAGCTGGGAGAATGGACGATCCGCGCTTGGCGCTCGAGCTCCTGTTGACGGCGGACGCACAGCGAGCGGAGGAACTAGCCCGGAAACTCAACGAACTCAACGCCTTGCGGCAGCGTGCGATCGAGCGGATGTTGGCGGAAGCCGAGCAACGGATCGACGCACTCGGGAGCTTACCGCCCGTCCTGGTGCTGGCTGATAGTGCCTGGAGCGTTGGGTTGGTCGGGCTCGCGGCCAGCAAGCTCGTCAGTCGCTATGCGCGTCCGGTCGTGCTCCTCGCCCGAGAGAGCGAGGTCAGTCGTGGTTCTGCCCGCAGCATCGATGGTTTCGATATTGCGGCAGCGCTGGCGCGCTGCCGTGACCTCTTGATCGACCATGGTGGACATCATGCGGCCGCAGGATTGACGGTGGAGACGGAACGCATCGCAGAACTGGAAGCGCGGCTGCTCGAAATCGCCGCGGAACACCTTGGCCAAGAGGAACCGGCGTTACCGCTCGAGTTGGACGCGGAACTCCACCCGTACCAGATCGCTCTGGAGACGTGGGAGGTGCTGGCGCAGCTGGAACCCTATGGTCACGGCAACCCGGTACCGCGTTTCCTCGTCCGCGATGTTCGAGCTGTCGACATCACGAGCACGCAGAACGAGCGGCACCTGCGCTTCACCGTCGTCGCACCGGACGGCACCGTGCGCCAGGCGGTCTGGTTCGAGGGGGGACGAGAGATCGCCCGCTTGGCCCGTGCTGGGCGCATCGACATCGCGTTCACGTTGCGACGGAGCGATTGGAACGGGCAGGAACGAGTCGAGCTGGACGTGATCGACATTCGTCCGACCCGCTGA